A single Pedobacter sp. PACM 27299 DNA region contains:
- a CDS encoding SusC/RagA family TonB-linked outer membrane protein produces the protein MRKIYMIFMCLFFAMTANAQQTRRLEGKVTEQGSGDPLIGVSVLLKGTKVGASTNQDGKFSMQVPKEGAATLVFSYIGYIKKEIVVGDRSTVNVILAEDSKNLNDVVVIGYGTSKKADLVSSVAQVDMKDLVKAPVRSIDEALAGRVAGVQVNSSDGQPGSSVNIVIRGANSITQNNSPLYVVDGFPIEGFNLNVFDPQEVESIDVLKDASATSIYGARGANGVIMITTKKGKVGDPVISFNPTLSLDKNIKTMKLMNNYEFAKMQLEFVPNSPGSAADPTPIYVLLTRPNRTLEDYRNVPFTDWQEPFFQTGVRQDYSLALRGGAGKTVYSVSGNINDQKGTIINTAYKRYQGRVTLDQTINNKLKVGINANYAYLLRSGNSASQGTGGSGTTNILYSVWGYNPTSELTFDDALDETTASGIDYKFNPILNQKNLVRNNTTHNLNASGYLDYAILPALKLRITGGINNSRVISEVFNNSNTYPGSPKTSPGKINGVNGSIVEANNNNWSNENTLTYTKTFNKKHNLNMLAGFSTQGNTSNAYGFGAILLPNEKLGISGLNEGTISPVTTATSSLWTLASFFGRAKYNYQSKYYLEASYRADGSSKFSTDNKWSFFPSIGASWRFIKEDFLKDSKILSDGKLRASYGKTGNNRVSDFAYLSSIDILPGNSYPWNNSYVTSVIPTTIGNPKVKWETTDQYDAGIDLAFLNNRISLTADVYKKNTKDLLLRATLPTSSGYTSAFKNVGAVSNRGLELTISTVNINKKDFQWNSSFNISFNRNKVLALAEDQETLLSTTSWDNAYSNIPSYIAKIGEPLGLMYGFIWEGNYQYNDFNKTSTGEYLLKDNVPGNGSSRQNIQPGDIKYKDLNGDGTINSADNTVIGNSLPLHTGGFSNNFRYKNFDLNVFFQWSYGNDIQNTNRLVFEGNGLGKRFLEQFDSYSNRWSPENQGASNYRTGGFSVAGYSSRTVEDGSFLRLKTVSFGYNVPKTLLKKLKVKSIRMFLSAQNLYTWTKYTGLDPEVSTYNSVLTGGFDYSGYPRARTIAFGANVNF, from the coding sequence AGGGTAAGGTCACAGAACAAGGCAGCGGGGATCCCCTGATCGGCGTAAGTGTGCTGCTAAAGGGAACAAAGGTTGGGGCCAGCACCAATCAGGATGGAAAGTTTTCTATGCAGGTGCCAAAAGAAGGGGCGGCCACGTTGGTATTCAGCTATATTGGTTATATCAAGAAAGAAATTGTTGTTGGCGACAGGAGCACGGTTAATGTCATCCTCGCTGAGGACAGCAAGAACTTAAACGATGTGGTGGTGATCGGATATGGGACTTCTAAAAAAGCAGACCTGGTCAGTTCAGTGGCACAGGTGGATATGAAAGACCTGGTTAAAGCCCCAGTTCGTTCGATCGATGAGGCCCTTGCAGGCCGTGTTGCCGGTGTACAGGTGAACTCTTCAGATGGACAGCCGGGTTCTTCGGTAAATATCGTGATCAGAGGGGCCAACTCTATCACTCAAAATAACAGCCCTTTATATGTAGTAGATGGTTTTCCGATCGAAGGTTTTAACCTGAACGTATTCGATCCTCAGGAAGTAGAATCTATTGATGTGCTTAAAGATGCTTCTGCAACCTCTATTTATGGGGCAAGGGGGGCGAATGGGGTGATCATGATTACGACTAAAAAAGGAAAAGTAGGAGATCCGGTGATTTCTTTTAACCCTACACTGAGTTTAGATAAAAATATCAAAACGATGAAGTTGATGAACAACTACGAGTTTGCGAAAATGCAATTGGAGTTTGTTCCTAACTCTCCAGGCTCGGCAGCAGATCCAACTCCGATTTATGTCTTACTGACCAGACCGAACAGAACGCTGGAAGATTATAGAAATGTTCCATTTACAGATTGGCAGGAGCCGTTTTTTCAGACAGGTGTAAGACAGGATTATTCTTTGGCTTTAAGGGGTGGTGCCGGCAAAACTGTTTACTCCGTTTCCGGAAATATCAATGATCAGAAAGGAACCATCATCAATACCGCTTACAAAAGGTACCAGGGGCGGGTGACTTTAGATCAGACCATCAATAATAAGTTGAAAGTAGGAATTAATGCCAATTACGCTTATTTACTGCGTTCTGGAAATTCTGCATCGCAGGGAACTGGCGGAAGTGGTACTACTAATATTCTGTACAGTGTTTGGGGATATAATCCGACCAGTGAGCTGACCTTTGATGATGCATTGGATGAGACTACTGCCAGTGGTATTGATTATAAATTCAATCCGATTCTGAACCAGAAAAACCTGGTTAGGAATAATACAACACATAATCTGAATGCCAGCGGTTACCTGGATTATGCCATCCTTCCTGCTTTAAAATTAAGGATCACTGGGGGGATCAATAATTCCAGAGTGATCAGTGAGGTGTTTAACAATTCGAATACCTATCCTGGTAGTCCAAAGACTTCTCCAGGGAAAATCAATGGGGTGAACGGTTCTATCGTTGAAGCCAACAACAACAACTGGTCAAATGAGAATACGCTGACCTATACGAAAACATTTAATAAAAAACACAACCTGAATATGCTGGCTGGTTTTTCTACCCAGGGGAATACTTCCAATGCTTATGGCTTTGGGGCGATTCTTTTGCCTAATGAAAAGTTGGGAATCAGCGGCTTAAATGAAGGGACTATTAGTCCGGTAACTACAGCTACCAGTTCGTTATGGACATTGGCTTCGTTTTTTGGAAGAGCGAAATACAATTACCAGTCTAAATATTATCTGGAAGCTTCCTACCGTGCAGATGGTTCTTCGAAGTTTTCTACGGATAACAAATGGAGCTTTTTCCCTTCTATCGGGGCTTCCTGGCGCTTTATTAAGGAGGATTTCCTGAAAGACAGTAAAATCCTTTCTGATGGTAAATTGAGGGCCAGCTACGGTAAAACAGGAAATAACAGGGTAAGTGACTTTGCTTATTTATCGTCGATAGACATCCTTCCGGGCAATTCCTATCCATGGAACAATAGCTATGTGACAAGTGTGATTCCTACCACCATCGGAAATCCGAAGGTGAAATGGGAAACTACGGATCAGTATGATGCAGGTATAGACCTGGCCTTTTTGAACAACAGGATCTCGCTGACCGCTGATGTGTATAAGAAGAATACAAAAGACTTATTATTGAGGGCAACATTGCCAACTTCATCTGGTTATACTTCGGCATTTAAGAATGTGGGCGCGGTGTCTAACAGAGGTTTGGAGCTGACGATCAGCACTGTCAATATCAATAAGAAAGATTTCCAGTGGAACAGCAGTTTCAACATTTCTTTCAATAGAAATAAAGTTTTAGCCCTGGCTGAAGATCAGGAAACCTTGTTGTCTACGACCAGCTGGGACAATGCTTATTCCAATATTCCATCTTATATCGCGAAAATCGGTGAACCATTGGGCTTGATGTACGGCTTTATCTGGGAGGGAAATTATCAGTACAACGACTTCAACAAAACCTCTACTGGCGAGTACCTGTTAAAGGATAATGTGCCTGGCAATGGTTCCAGCAGACAGAATATCCAGCCTGGAGACATTAAGTACAAAGACCTCAATGGTGACGGTACCATCAATTCTGCGGATAATACGGTGATTGGGAATAGCCTACCGCTACATACCGGTGGTTTTTCTAACAACTTCAGGTATAAGAACTTTGATTTGAACGTATTTTTTCAATGGTCTTATGGCAATGATATTCAGAATACCAACCGTTTGGTGTTTGAAGGAAATGGATTGGGGAAAAGATTTTTGGAGCAATTCGACAGCTATTCCAACCGCTGGTCGCCAGAAAATCAAGGGGCATCAAATTACCGTACCGGAGGTTTTTCTGTGGCAGGTTATTCGTCCAGAACGGTAGAAGATGGATCTTTCCTACGATTGAAGACCGTTTCATTTGGCTATAACGTCCCTAAAACCTTGTTGAAAAAATTGAAGGTGAAATCAATTAGAATGTTCCTTTCCGCGCAGAATCTATATACCTGGACAAAGTATACTGGTCTTGATCCGGAGGTGAGCACCTACAATTCGGTGTTAACCGGAGGCTTCGATTATAGTGGTTATCCTAGGGCAAGAACTATTGCTTTTGGTGCAAACGTTAATTTCTAA
- a CDS encoding RagB/SusD family nutrient uptake outer membrane protein: protein MKKLIFSILLLSVGLTSCKKFLGTVPTDNLLPKEYYDTEAKLLNALAGVYYPLSTEQLYANFLNTDFNVSDEAFYQRSTQADGVAVYNFDYSNVNVAGLWQQCYMGIERANLLISNINVASMEESKRKPILGEALFLRGYYYFLLVSNYGDVPLKIEPTKSPSGEDVQLQRTPVSAVYAQILADMEQAESLTSNITDFGFSGRVAKTTVQGILARVCLTMAGAPLKEESKYAAAKAWALKVKESGLHSLNPSYKQLFVNMHQDLYDIKESMWEVEFKGNGADGLGSGGRVGSLAGIQQQATNGIELKIGYCYGFLHTTTKLFNLFQPGDLRRDWNIAPFNYISTYTDRYYYNYYTPAQIFNRDAAKFRREAYLNDNKNKNVTPINYPLLRYADVLLMLAEAENHLNGATSLAYDAINQVRRRAYGINVATANMSVSVLNNINLATPGNTGYNITLNNIPVTITGGGGTGATAQASVSTANGKVTAISVLNPGSGYTSVPTVTIGTSWIAGNVYSVGTQVFNGNNLYTVTVAGTATATGPTQTSGASSAAVTGAVFTYAGIRATATATIATSVVDLTAGLSKDKFQEAIEDERAMELCFEALRKPDLIRWGKWQSTMNAVGADIRATGGTTFSYGGLAGSNVQPKHVLFPIPAAEITVNKAAVQNPGW from the coding sequence ATGAAAAAGTTAATATTTTCAATTCTTCTGTTGAGTGTAGGGTTAACTTCCTGCAAAAAGTTCCTGGGGACCGTACCTACAGATAATTTACTGCCTAAAGAATATTATGATACGGAAGCAAAGCTGCTGAATGCTTTGGCAGGGGTATATTACCCACTATCTACCGAGCAGTTATATGCGAATTTTTTAAATACAGATTTCAACGTTTCTGATGAGGCATTTTACCAGAGGTCTACACAGGCTGATGGGGTAGCCGTCTATAATTTTGACTATTCCAATGTGAATGTTGCTGGCTTATGGCAGCAGTGTTATATGGGGATTGAGCGTGCAAATTTGCTGATCAGTAATATTAATGTCGCCAGTATGGAGGAGTCGAAACGCAAACCTATTTTGGGCGAAGCACTGTTCCTGCGCGGCTATTATTATTTTCTGCTTGTGAGCAATTATGGTGATGTACCGCTTAAAATTGAACCTACTAAATCGCCATCAGGCGAAGATGTTCAGTTGCAACGGACACCGGTAAGCGCAGTATATGCACAGATTCTAGCGGATATGGAGCAGGCAGAAAGCCTGACGAGCAACATTACTGATTTCGGATTTAGCGGTAGAGTGGCCAAAACTACGGTTCAGGGAATATTGGCCAGGGTTTGTTTAACAATGGCTGGAGCACCTTTAAAAGAGGAGTCAAAATATGCAGCTGCAAAGGCCTGGGCTTTAAAAGTAAAAGAATCCGGATTACACAGTTTAAATCCGAGTTATAAGCAGCTGTTTGTAAACATGCACCAAGATTTGTATGATATCAAAGAAAGCATGTGGGAAGTAGAGTTTAAAGGAAATGGAGCAGATGGCCTGGGCTCTGGAGGCAGGGTAGGCAGCTTAGCAGGAATCCAGCAGCAGGCGACCAATGGTATTGAACTGAAAATTGGGTATTGTTATGGATTTTTGCACACGACTACAAAACTGTTTAATCTATTTCAGCCAGGTGATTTAAGAAGGGACTGGAATATTGCGCCTTTCAATTACATCAGCACTTATACCGACCGTTATTATTATAACTATTATACTCCTGCTCAGATCTTCAACCGTGATGCCGCGAAATTTAGAAGAGAGGCTTATTTGAATGACAATAAAAACAAAAATGTAACTCCTATCAATTATCCTCTTTTAAGGTATGCAGATGTTTTATTGATGCTGGCAGAGGCCGAGAATCATTTGAATGGGGCAACCAGTCTGGCTTATGATGCCATCAATCAGGTGAGGAGAAGGGCTTATGGCATTAATGTGGCAACGGCCAATATGAGCGTTTCCGTGTTAAATAACATCAATTTAGCAACCCCAGGAAATACAGGATATAACATTACTTTGAACAATATCCCGGTGACCATTACTGGCGGCGGCGGTACAGGTGCTACTGCACAGGCCTCCGTTTCTACTGCTAATGGAAAAGTAACGGCCATCTCGGTATTAAATCCAGGTTCGGGCTATACTTCGGTACCAACGGTTACGATTGGAACTTCATGGATCGCAGGCAATGTTTATAGTGTGGGTACACAGGTATTCAATGGAAATAATTTATATACGGTAACTGTCGCTGGTACGGCGACGGCAACAGGGCCTACTCAAACTTCTGGTGCTTCTTCTGCTGCGGTAACTGGAGCTGTGTTTACTTATGCCGGGATCAGAGCGACGGCAACTGCAACTATTGCGACTTCGGTGGTTGACCTGACTGCAGGATTGAGCAAAGATAAATTCCAGGAGGCCATTGAAGACGAACGTGCGATGGAACTTTGCTTTGAGGCTTTGAGAAAACCAGATTTGATTCGCTGGGGTAAATGGCAGAGCACGATGAATGCAGTTGGTGCAGATATCCGGGCAACTGGTGGCACGACCTTTTCTTACGGTGGTTTGGCTGGTTCTAATGTACAGCCGAAACATGTGCTGTTCCCAATTCCGGCAGCAGAGATTACAGTAAATAAAGCGGCAGTTCAGAACCCAGGTTGGTAA
- a CDS encoding DUF5017 domain-containing protein has protein sequence MKLLNISLMAGVLFLSACSKSIDEKPVSFEVMSTKTNGEASAAFNTKDTIVYKINGNPDVLTFYSGAIGQRYEFKDRITANGKAQLQFTSLRANGTQANSIQLLVSSDFKGVVAKSQTILGVITRDTAATNANIAAATWVDISSRAAWSTGTALSSGLIDLSDFTEQGKPVFIAFKYIATPGTIQNKWTITALSLQNVLEDKTVYTQANFAASNQSITNYGVNSPGLGWLSISNPNLNTLNYNWVYSAGIGTAGSLVITGASTAAAATAPAESWAIMGAVDLRKVTPDAGLAVKDINTLLKTYKPLVAYPAGAYNVTFVASNNTVDGMSAVVRQLPITITNP, from the coding sequence ATGAAACTTTTAAATATAAGCTTAATGGCCGGCGTATTATTTTTATCGGCCTGCAGCAAATCAATCGACGAAAAGCCTGTTTCATTTGAGGTCATGAGTACGAAAACAAATGGAGAAGCAAGTGCTGCATTTAATACAAAAGATACGATTGTTTATAAAATCAATGGTAATCCTGATGTGCTCACTTTTTATTCGGGTGCTATTGGTCAGCGTTACGAGTTTAAAGACCGGATCACAGCAAATGGGAAGGCGCAGCTTCAATTTACTTCGTTAAGGGCAAATGGTACGCAAGCGAATTCCATTCAGTTATTGGTATCCTCGGATTTCAAAGGAGTAGTGGCGAAGTCGCAGACGATCCTGGGCGTGATTACGAGAGATACAGCGGCCACGAATGCTAATATTGCTGCAGCGACCTGGGTGGATATTAGTAGTCGTGCGGCCTGGTCTACGGGAACGGCGCTTTCATCGGGGCTCATCGATCTTTCCGATTTTACGGAGCAGGGGAAACCCGTATTTATTGCCTTTAAATACATCGCGACTCCAGGAACGATCCAGAATAAATGGACCATCACTGCGCTTTCTCTCCAAAATGTGCTGGAAGATAAGACGGTTTATACGCAGGCAAATTTTGCTGCTTCCAACCAATCCATTACCAATTACGGTGTAAATAGTCCGGGTTTAGGTTGGTTGAGTATCAGCAATCCGAATTTAAATACGCTGAATTACAACTGGGTTTACAGTGCAGGGATTGGTACTGCGGGTTCATTGGTGATTACCGGTGCGAGCACTGCGGCAGCGGCTACCGCTCCGGCGGAGTCCTGGGCTATAATGGGGGCTGTTGATTTGAGAAAAGTGACGCCTGACGCTGGGCTTGCGGTGAAGGACATCAATACCTTATTGAAAACTTACAAGCCATTGGTCGCTTATCCAGCAGGTGCTTACAATGTGACATTTGTAGCCTCAAACAACACTGTGGATGGGATGTCGGCGGTGGTCAGACAATTGCCAATTACCATTACTAATCCCTGA
- a CDS encoding glycoside hydrolase family 88 protein, whose translation MKLTNLRKKGRNLLLASALAVSVTTSSFLLFSPKSAMIKKDFAVAEQQYGQMLKTAKDLSQFPRTTNKDGSVKSTDVWDWTGGFFPGGLWYIYEYTQKPEWKAAATKWTEALEKGQFLTQHHDVGFVMYCSYGNALRFEKDPEKIEKYHKILIQSAESALTRFDPKVGLIKSWNAKKSWDNKTTWLYPVIIDNMMNLEMLCYVSKLTGNPKYKDVAISHALNTMKNHFRPDFSTYHVVDYDANGNVVHQQTNQGYADNSTWSRGQGWAIYGFTMMYRETKDQRFLEAAEKAADFYINHPNLPKDKIPYWDFNVNQAGYQPDWAYDAKKLNYIPRDASAGSLTASALLELSTFSANGPQYFKQAEQMLTSLSGPDYLAKPGTNSGFILKHSVGSLPHNSEVDVPLVYADYYFLEALLRYQKLVK comes from the coding sequence ATGAAATTAACTAATCTTAGGAAGAAAGGGCGTAACCTGCTGCTGGCATCAGCGTTGGCGGTGTCGGTAACCACTTCTTCATTCTTATTGTTCTCGCCAAAATCGGCAATGATTAAAAAGGATTTTGCTGTTGCAGAGCAGCAGTACGGGCAAATGCTGAAAACGGCTAAAGACTTAAGTCAGTTTCCACGAACTACCAACAAAGACGGCTCGGTAAAGAGTACTGATGTCTGGGACTGGACGGGTGGATTTTTTCCAGGCGGACTGTGGTATATCTATGAATATACTCAGAAGCCAGAGTGGAAAGCTGCGGCGACAAAATGGACGGAAGCCTTGGAAAAAGGGCAGTTTTTAACGCAGCACCATGATGTTGGCTTTGTGATGTACTGCTCGTATGGCAATGCATTAAGGTTTGAAAAAGATCCGGAAAAAATAGAGAAATACCATAAGATCTTAATCCAGTCGGCAGAGTCTGCATTGACGAGGTTTGATCCTAAAGTAGGCCTGATTAAATCATGGAATGCGAAGAAATCATGGGATAATAAGACGACCTGGCTATATCCGGTGATCATTGATAACATGATGAATTTAGAAATGCTGTGTTACGTTTCAAAGTTAACAGGAAATCCAAAATACAAAGATGTGGCTATTAGTCATGCTTTGAATACGATGAAGAATCATTTCAGACCGGATTTCAGTACTTACCATGTAGTAGATTACGATGCGAATGGAAATGTGGTTCATCAGCAAACCAATCAAGGGTATGCAGACAATTCGACCTGGTCTCGTGGACAAGGCTGGGCCATCTATGGTTTCACGATGATGTACAGAGAGACAAAGGATCAGCGCTTTTTGGAAGCAGCTGAAAAAGCAGCAGATTTTTACATCAACCATCCAAATCTGCCAAAAGATAAGATTCCTTATTGGGACTTTAATGTGAATCAGGCAGGATATCAGCCGGATTGGGCTTATGATGCGAAGAAACTAAATTATATTCCACGTGATGCTTCGGCAGGATCGCTGACGGCATCGGCTTTATTGGAATTGAGTACATTTTCAGCAAATGGTCCGCAGTATTTTAAACAGGCAGAACAGATGTTAACCTCTTTGTCTGGTCCGGATTATTTAGCTAAACCAGGTACTAATTCTGGTTTTATCCTGAAACATTCTGTGGGTAGTTTGCCTCATAATTCTGAGGTTGATGTACCCTTGGTTTACGCAGATTATTACTTTTTAGAGGCTTTACTGAGGTATCAGAAGTTGGTGAAGTAA
- a CDS encoding phosphocholine-specific phospholipase C, with product METRRDFIKKATLLTGALGMAGMLPASIQKAMAINPSLGSSYLDAEHVVFLMQENRSFDHAFGTLKGVRGFNNPRAITLPNQYPVWLQSNKKGETYAPFRLNIKDTKATWMSALPHSWENQVDARNNGRYDGWLEAKRSGNKEYADMPLTMGYYNREDIPFYYSLADAFTVCDHNFCSILTGTSPNRCFFWTGKIREEQNATSTAHHSNGYIDGSERVSWSTFPERLSKHEVDWKIYQNELSVGVGLEDEEESWLANFTDNDMEFFKQYHVKRHPEHLVYLRKAKTQLEAKLKEKADPKLQKNLDFVSKEIEFLELNPLEKLSTEQQDLHNRAFVTNRNDPDFHTVETHTYNDNGTERTAKIPKGDVLHQFRADVDAGKLPTVSWLVAPCNFSDHPGAPWYGAWYLSEAMDILTKNPEVWKKTIFILTYDENDGYFDHLPPFVAPNPKDETKGKISKSLDSSSEYIYKGENSKRESTVGLGFRVPMVVISPWSRGGYVNSQTFDHTSSIQFLEHFLSQKTGQKIHEDNISSWRRSLCGDLTSVFRPYNGENIPLPKTVERMPFLEGIHKAQFAKLPNNFKNLDRAAIDEILKNPKGNPNLPKQEPGIKPANAIPYELYAHAVLDPAGKQVKIDFTAGTKFFGEKAKGAGFIVYSGDKNWDFTVDAGDTIDYHWPLADFSKQSYDLKFYSANGFYRRYIGNANDPEIGISLKYQAEKEGSKPNGNVMLHIRRLAKGNPIKIVIKDNSYKKPVINAVLNKSQQEIFIPIELKASHNWYDFTVTTDKNQTYSQQFAGHVEHSKESFTDPLMGNLHSS from the coding sequence ATGGAAACCAGAAGAGATTTTATTAAAAAAGCCACCTTGCTAACCGGTGCTTTAGGAATGGCAGGGATGTTACCCGCCTCCATCCAAAAGGCAATGGCCATTAATCCCAGCTTGGGAAGCAGTTATTTAGATGCAGAACACGTGGTCTTTCTAATGCAGGAAAACCGTTCATTTGACCATGCATTCGGTACACTTAAAGGGGTCAGAGGTTTTAACAACCCAAGGGCAATTACCCTTCCCAATCAATATCCGGTATGGCTGCAAAGCAATAAAAAAGGAGAAACTTATGCCCCCTTCCGCTTAAATATTAAAGACACCAAAGCCACCTGGATGAGTGCCCTGCCCCATTCCTGGGAAAATCAGGTGGATGCCCGCAACAATGGCCGTTATGATGGCTGGCTGGAAGCGAAAAGATCCGGCAATAAGGAATATGCAGATATGCCTTTAACCATGGGCTATTACAACCGCGAAGACATTCCCTTTTACTATTCATTAGCGGATGCCTTTACCGTTTGCGACCATAACTTTTGCTCTATTTTAACCGGAACAAGTCCGAATAGATGTTTCTTCTGGACCGGAAAAATCAGAGAAGAACAAAATGCAACTTCTACCGCACACCATTCCAATGGTTATATCGACGGCTCAGAACGCGTTTCCTGGAGCACTTTTCCGGAACGCTTGTCAAAACATGAAGTAGATTGGAAAATTTATCAGAATGAACTTAGTGTAGGCGTAGGTCTGGAAGATGAAGAAGAAAGCTGGCTGGCCAACTTCACCGACAACGACATGGAATTCTTTAAACAATACCATGTAAAAAGACACCCTGAACACCTGGTCTACCTCCGTAAAGCGAAAACCCAACTGGAAGCTAAACTGAAAGAAAAGGCAGACCCAAAACTTCAGAAGAACCTTGATTTTGTCAGCAAAGAGATCGAATTCCTCGAACTTAATCCATTGGAGAAACTAAGTACAGAACAGCAGGATTTACATAACAGAGCCTTTGTCACCAATAGGAACGATCCGGATTTCCATACTGTGGAAACCCATACCTATAATGACAATGGTACCGAACGTACTGCAAAAATCCCGAAAGGTGATGTCTTGCATCAGTTCCGTGCGGATGTGGATGCCGGAAAACTGCCTACCGTTTCCTGGTTAGTGGCCCCATGTAATTTCTCCGATCATCCAGGAGCGCCTTGGTATGGTGCCTGGTACTTATCAGAAGCCATGGACATCCTGACCAAAAACCCAGAAGTCTGGAAAAAAACAATCTTTATCCTGACCTACGATGAAAATGACGGCTATTTTGACCACTTACCACCATTTGTAGCGCCAAACCCTAAAGATGAAACCAAAGGAAAAATATCAAAATCCTTAGACAGCAGTTCAGAATATATTTACAAAGGAGAAAACAGTAAAAGAGAAAGTACAGTAGGCCTCGGTTTCCGCGTACCTATGGTCGTCATTTCTCCATGGTCAAGAGGTGGATATGTCAATTCTCAAACCTTTGACCACACCTCCTCTATCCAGTTTCTGGAACACTTCCTATCCCAAAAAACCGGTCAGAAGATCCATGAAGATAACATCAGCTCCTGGAGAAGAAGCCTCTGTGGTGATTTAACCTCTGTTTTCAGACCTTACAATGGCGAGAATATCCCATTGCCTAAAACAGTGGAAAGAATGCCTTTCTTAGAGGGGATTCACAAGGCTCAATTTGCGAAACTACCCAACAACTTCAAGAACCTGGATAGAGCAGCGATTGATGAAATCCTGAAAAACCCGAAAGGCAATCCAAATTTACCGAAACAGGAACCAGGAATTAAACCTGCAAATGCAATTCCTTATGAACTATATGCACATGCTGTTTTAGACCCCGCAGGCAAACAGGTAAAAATCGATTTTACTGCCGGAACTAAGTTTTTTGGAGAAAAGGCAAAAGGCGCCGGTTTTATCGTGTATTCTGGAGATAAGAACTGGGATTTCACAGTTGATGCAGGTGACACCATTGATTACCATTGGCCATTAGCCGATTTCAGCAAGCAATCCTACGACTTGAAATTCTATAGTGCGAATGGTTTTTACCGCAGATATATCGGTAATGCCAATGATCCTGAAATCGGGATCTCATTAAAGTATCAAGCTGAAAAAGAGGGTAGTAAACCTAATGGAAATGTAATGTTACACATCAGACGCCTGGCCAAAGGCAACCCGATTAAAATAGTCATAAAAGACAACAGCTATAAAAAACCGGTGATCAATGCAGTGCTCAATAAAAGTCAGCAGGAAATCTTTATTCCGATTGAATTAAAAGCAAGCCACAACTGGTATGACTTTACCGTAACCACTGATAAAAATCAAACCTATAGTCAGCAGTTTGCAGGGCATGTAGAACATTCGAAAGAGAGTTTTACGGATCCGTTAATGGGGAATTTACATTCTTCATAA